From Kryptolebias marmoratus isolate JLee-2015 linkage group LG15, ASM164957v2, whole genome shotgun sequence, a single genomic window includes:
- the LOC108234755 gene encoding uncharacterized protein LOC108234755 — protein sequence MTNLLLGVFLGLFVVVHPTPVNTVTQIPANLEEDVYHEVKAEEFIVDHFTAMSVSKAQSTITESAMDRNVPSSSTESPRTPVVIQESQQLSSDNMTEGSGGNYQTTPLSVSDAQSPTPTTQTVMDKFSVFQVSDQPLTDFTTEGSADPTSSRKFLEGSGFSPNTAPNVPTSTQTCVMETTAASSTTFQTSEDFTGFFTDGSGTEESPTQSGEGSGLFSTTTLDLSHIHNPASTTKSVKSTTVASPISESTKTSTSNRPSEVPSEKIKKSRIFGPLQNVQTETEMLIHSKEIGNGNEDNESNMHKGHVTPDWIIIVGFIVALAALVAVCAAIATRDKWNHPNQVPITKANSSNQQREQEMQTFMHKDEPKENGNNGEYTVIPLEDIPENCSSD from the exons ATGACGAATCTTCTTCTGGGAGTTTTTCTTGGACTTTTTGTTGTGGTCCACCCAACACCTGTTAATA CTGTGACCCAGATCCCTGCCAACCTCGAAGAGGACGTTTACCATGAGGTCAAAGCAGAAGAGTTCATTGTTGACCACTTTACAGCTATGAGTGTTTCAAAAGCTCAAAGCACCATAACAGAGTCTGCAATGGACAGAAATGTTCCATCATCCAGTACTGAATCCCCCCGAACACCGGTGGTCATTCAAGAATCCCAACAGCTGTCCTCAGATAACATGACTGAGGGCAGTGGTGGAAACTATCAAACTACACCTCTGAGTGTGTCAGATGCTCAGAGCCCAACCCCCACAACCCAGACTGTGATGGACAAATTCTCAGTCTTCCAAGTCTCTGATCAGCCATTAACAGATTTCACAACAGAGGGCAGTGCTGACCCCACGTCTTCTAGAAAGTTTTTGGAAGGAAGTGGATTCTCTCCAAACACAGCTCCAAATGTTCCTACTTCCACACAAACGTGTGTGATGGAGACCACTGCTGCTTCATCCACTACTTTCCAGACGAGTGAAGATTTCACAGGTTTCTTTACAGATGGCAGTGGTACTGAGGAATCTCCTACACAATCTGGAGAAGGAAGTGGACTGTTTTCAACTACAACACTAGATCTTTCACACATTCATAACCCTGCCTCCACAACGAAGTCTGTGAAAAGCACTACTGTTGCTTCCCCAATATCTGagtcaacaaaaacatccacatcGAATCGACCTTCTGAGGTGccatcagagaaaataaaaaaatcccgTATCTTCGGACCACTACAAAACGtccaaactgaaactgaaatgttaaTACACAGCAAGGAAATCGGAAATG GAAATGAGGACAATGAATCGAACATGCACAAAGGACATGTCACACcag ATTGGATAATCATTGTTGGATTTATTGTGGCACTTGCAGCACTTGTGGCAGTTTGTGCAGCTATTGCCACTAGAGACAA ATGGAATCATCCAAACCAGGTACCCATCACCAAGGCAAACTCCTCAAACCAGCAGAGGGAGCAAGAGATGCAGACCTTCATGCACAAAGATGAGCCTAAGGAGAATGGGAATAATGGAGAGTACACTGTTATTCCCTTGGAGGATATTCCTGAGAACTGTTCATCCGACTGA
- the slc1a2a gene encoding excitatory amino acid transporter 2a: MQKQVEVRMSEGHIDPIMETPENPCSTFCEKIMKNMVLTLTILGVFLGSIAGMLLRHISPLPPDVIMIIAFPGEILMRMLKMLILPLVVSSLVTGLAGLDAKSSGRLGSRAMVYYMSTTVIAAVLGVILVLLIHPGNPKLRANLGQGKKNDEVSSMDALFDLIRNLFPENLVQACFQQIQTVTTKVQVPTNRTRAPPQFTIKRSLQFKSGMNVLGLIGFFVAFGVIMGKMGEKAKLMLEFFNVLNEIIMKIVSAIMWYSPLGIACLICGKIISIADLEMVAKQLGMYMVTVIVGLIIHGGIFLPLIYFVIVRKNPFTFFMGIFQAWVTALGTASSAGTLPVTFRCLEENLGIDKRVTRFVLPVGATINMDGTALYEAVAAIFIAQMNGIVLDWGQIVTVSMTATLASVGAASIPSAGLVTMLLILTAVGLPTQDISLLVAVDWLLDRFRTSVNVVGDSYGAGIVYHLSKDELDSFDAQQTRMDDFEMAKTQSFFENNTNQNVYAHHNSILIDDCKVTNGKNGNTQEFSHVDEEPWNFRSFSVA; this comes from the exons ATGCAGAAGCAAGTGGAGGTCAGGATGAGCGAGGGCCACATAGACCCCATCATGGAGACTCCTGAGAATCCATGTAGCACTTTCTGTGAAAAGATAATGAAGAACATGGTTCTGACTCTCACAATTCTTG GTGTGTTTCTTGGTTCCATTGCCGGAATGCTTCTGCGGCACATATCACCGCTCCCTCCCGACGTTATAATGATCATTGCCTTCCCTGGGGAGATCCTAATGAGGATGCTGAAAATGCTTATTTTGCCTCTTGTTGTTTCCAGTCTGGTCACAG GACTTGCTGGTTTGGATGCCAAATCCAGCGGCCGCTTGGGCTCCAGGGCCATGGTGTACTACATGTCAACAACAGTGATTGCAGCTGTCCTGGGAGTGATCCTGGTACTGCTCATCCACCCAGGGAACCCCAAATTGAGAGCTAATCTCGGACAGGGAAAGAAGAACGATGAAGTATCCAGTATGGATGCTTTGTTTGACCTTATCCGAAATCTTTTTCCAGAGAATCTGGTACAGGCCTGCTTCCAGCAG ATCCAGACAGTAACCACCAAAGTACAAGTGCCCACTAACAGGACCAGAGCACCTCCACAGTTCACAATCAAGAGGTCGCTTCAGTTCAAAAGTGGGATGAATGTCCTGG GTCTGATTGGATTTTTTGTGGCATTTGGCGTCATTATGGGGAAAATGGGAGAGAAGGCCAAACTAATGTTGGAGTTTTTCAACGTGCTCAATGAGATTATTATGAAGATTGTGAGCGCAATTATGTG GTATTCTCCACTTGGTATTGCCTGCCTTATCTGTGGAAAGATCATCTCCATTGCTGACTTAGAGATGGTTGCAAAGCAGCTGGGGATGTACATGGTGACTGTGATAGTGGGCCTCATCATTCACGGTGGCATTTTCCTTCCGCTCATCTATTTTGTGATAGTAAGGAAAAACCCCTTCACGTTCTTTATGGGAATATTCCAGGCTTGGGTCACGGCACTCGGAACGGCATCCAG CGCTGGTACATTGCCTGTCACATTTCGATGCTTAGAGGAAAATCTGGGCATTGACAAAAGAGTCACACGCTTCGTCCTTCCTGTGGGGGCCACCATCAACATGGATGGGACAGCCCTCTATgaggctgtggctgccatcttcaTCGCCCAGATGAATGGGATTGTGCTTGATTGGGGCCAGATAGTTACTGTCAG TATGACAGCCACCTTGGCAAGTGTTGGAGCTGCCAGTATCCCCAGTGCTGGACTTGTGACCATGCTTCTGATCCTCACAGCAGTGGGGCTGCCCACTCAGGACATCAGCCTCTTGGTTGCTGTCGACTGGCTGCT CGATCGTTTTCGTACCTCAGTTAATGTGGTTGGGGACTCCTATGGAGCGGGAATCGTGTACCATCTTTCCAAAGATGAGCTTGATTCGTTTGATGCTCAGCAGACCCGGATGGACGACTTTGAGATGGCAAAGACACAGTCCTTCTTTGAAAACAATACCAATCAGAATGTATACGCTCACCACAACTCAATCTTGATAGACGACTGCAAG GTTACAAATGGCAAAAATGGCAACACTCAGGAGTTTTCTCATGTTGATGAAGAACCATGGAACTTCAG ATCTTTCTCTGTGGCTTGA